The SAR202 cluster bacterium genomic interval CAGACGTAGACGCCCTGCTTGGCGATGCGCTCACCGATGCGGGGGTAGTACTTATAGGTGCCATCTGGTTCCAGGAAGCCAGCGTGCTCGATCATGTCGACGCCGGCGTCCAGGGCGTTTTCCAGGCTCTTTGTGGCAAGGCAGTGGGCGGTGGTCTTCTTGCCGAGGTTGTGGGCCTCGTCCACGATGGCGCGAAGCTCCTCAACGGAATAGGAGGGCTTGCGGTTGTCTGTGATGGCGGTTCCGCCGCCGGAGGCCATGATTTTGATATGGTCGGCCCCGTCCTTGACGAGGGCGCGGACGGCGGCGCGGACGCCATCGGTCCCGTCGGCCTCCTGGTTGCACCACCAGAAGTGGCCGCCGGTGAGGGTGACGGGCCGGCCGCAGAGGTAGAGTCGTGGAGACTTGAGATAGCCGCGACGCCAGCCCTCTCGAAGGTTGAAGGTGATCTTGTTTCGGGCACCGTTCTCTCGAAGGGTGGTGACGCCGCACCGGAGGTGGACGCCGGCGTTGCGGGCGGCGCGGAGGAGCATAATGTCGTCGGAGTCGTTGAACATCACATCCTCGTAAGTGGCGCCATAGACACCGTAGATGAGGTGGATGTGGGTATCGACGAAGCCAGGGAGCAGATAGCTGCTGGAGTAGTCCAGGGTGCGGATGTGGGGGCCTTCCGGCACGGGCTTGCCTGCGGGGACGACCTCTTTAATTTTGGTCTTTTCTATGACCACGGAGGCGTTGGCGAGGGGACGGCTGCTGATGCCGTCGATGACGGCCTTGGCCTTGATGACGGTGGTCTGGGGTATGTACTGCATGGCGCTCCTCCGGGGTACTGTGGATGGGCGCCATTTTAGGGGATGGGGGGAGGTTTGTCAGCAGGGAGGGGCGGCGTTCCGTCCCCTGATGGCAGGTTGGTACCCTACCGCCCCGATACATTGGGGCGGCATAGGCTTCCTCGGCGGCTTTGCAGCGTATACTGAGACGGCTGCATGGCATAAGCTTACCAACAAGTTGAAGACTATATGCCTGAAAAGTTGTGTATATTGTTCCCATCAGCAGGCTTTGTTGGGCATTACCTTGGAGGTGAGGATATGAAGGGGAAGACTAGAGAGGACCGAAGCACGGCGGAGACGAGGGATGTGATTGAGCGG includes:
- a CDS encoding amidohydrolase family protein yields the protein MQYIPQTTVIKAKAVIDGISSRPLANASVVIEKTKIKEVVPAGKPVPEGPHIRTLDYSSSYLLPGFVDTHIHLIYGVYGATYEDVMFNDSDDIMLLRAARNAGVHLRCGVTTLRENGARNKITFNLREGWRRGYLKSPRLYLCGRPVTLTGGHFWWCNQEADGTDGVRAAVRALVKDGADHIKIMASGGGTAITDNRKPSYSVEELRAIVDEAHNLGKKTTAHCLATKSLENALDAGVDMIEHAGFLEPDGTYKYYPRIGERIAKQGVYVCPTVQTGYRQREVLLARQAESPLSAADMKRLDGLKAKCESQLEFVGRMWKDGIKIVSGTDAIQIFGEYTLGLELHAEAGMSNMDIIKTSTYEAARCMGIEGLVGAIKPGLEADLLVVDNDPLKDMKALRKMTMVMQAGEVISFDNYPYANSPTENRGHTTLFNIRS